ACCACAAGTTGCTTACAGAGAAACAATTCTTGGAACTACAGATCAAGAAGTTAAATATGCAAAACAATCTGGAGGTAAAGGACAATACGGACACGTTAAGATTATCCTTGAACCAAATCCAGGTAAAGGATTTGAATTTGTTAATAAAATCACTGGAGGAGTTATTCCTAGAGAATATATTCCAGCAGTAGAAAAAGGAAGTAGAGAAGCTCTAGAAAGTGGAGTTGTAGCTGGATATCCAGTTGTTGATGTAAAAGTAACTCTTTATGATGGATCATACCATGAGGTTGACTCATCAGAAATGGCGTTTAAACTTGCAGGATCAATGGCTGTAAAACAAGCTGCTGCTAAATCTAATCCAATAATCCTTGAACCAGTATTCAAAGTAGAAGTAACTACTCCAGAAGAATATATGGGAGATATTATAGGAGACCTTAACTCAAGAAGGGGAATGATAGGTGGAATGACAGACAGAAATGGTGCTAAAATCATTGATGCTAAAGTTCCTTTATCTGAAATGTTTGGATATGCTACTGACTTAAGATCTAAATCTCAAGGAAGAGCAACTTACTCTATGGAATTTGCTGAATACATTCAAGTACCAGCTTCTATCCAAAAAGGAATTCAAGAAGAAAGAGGAAAATAATCTTTCTTACATATGGTAACTTTATAAAGGGTTGGCATTATAAAGTGCCAACCATAAAAAATAAAATATAAAAATTAGGAGGAGAATTTAAATGGCTAAAGAGAAATTCGAAAGAAGCAAACCCCATGTAAACATTGGAACAATTGGACACGTTGACCACGGAAAAACAACTACAACAGCAGCTATTTCTAAAGTTTTATCAGATTTAGGACTAGCTAAAAAGTTGATTTTGATAAAATTGACGTAGCTCCAGAAGAAAGAGAAAGAGGAATCACTATTAATACAGCTCATATTGAGTATGAAACAGAAAAAAGACACTATGCTCACGTTGACTGTCCAGGACATGCTGACTATGTAAAAAACATGATTACAGGAGCAGCGCAAATGGACGGAGCTATCCTAGTTGTATCAGCAGCAGATGGACCAATGCCTCAAACAAGAGAACACATCCTACTATCAAGACAGGTTGGAGTTCCTTATATCGTAGTATACTTAAATAAAGCAGATATGGTAGACGATCCAGAATTACTAGAACTAGTAGAAATGGAAGTAAGAGAACTATTAACTGAGTATGGATTCCCAGGAGATGATATTCCAGTAATAACAGGATCATCTTTAGGAGCACTAAATGGAGAGCAAAAATGGGTAGATCAAATAATGGCGCTAATGAACGCAGTAGATGAGTATATCCCAACTCCAGAAAGAGCAGTAGATCAACCATTCTTGATGCCAATAGAAGACGTGTTCACAATAACAGGAAGAGGAACAGTTGTAACAGGAAGAGTAGAAAGAGGAATAGTAAAAGTAGGAGAAGAATTAGAAATAATAGGAATCAAACCTACAGCAAAGACAACATGTACAGGAGTAGAAATGTTTAGAAAACTACTTGACCAAGGACAAGCAGGAGATAACATAGGAGCTCTATTAAGAGGAACAAAAAAAGAAGATGTAGAAAGAGGACAAGTACTAGCAAAACCAGGAACAATCCTACCACATACAGGATTCAGATCAGAGGTATATGTACTAACTAAAGAAGAGGGAGGAAGACATACACCATTCTTCTCAGGATATAGACCACAATTCTACTTCAGAACTACAGATATAACAGGAGCAGTAACATTACCAGAGGGAGTAGAAATGGTAATGCCAGGAGATAACATTGAAATGAGAGTAGAATTAATCCACCCAATAGCAATGGAAACAGGATTAAGATTCGCAATCAGAGAAGGTGGAAGAACAGTAGCTTCTGGTGTAGTTGCTGAAATTACTAAATAGTAATATTTAAAGTAATTGACCTTACATAAAAGGCAGAAGGAGCAGATATTTTCTGCTCCTTTTTTTTCAGAAACAAGGAGAAAAGATGGATTTTCTGATACAATTTTTTGATAAAGTAAGCTTTGCAGGGATAATAGTTTCTTTTACAGCTTATTTTTTAGGAATAAGATTTCCTGACTGGGACTTTAAACTTAATTTGAAACATAGGAGTATTCTTACACACAGTCCTTTAATTCTTCTTATATTAATAAGATTTTATGAGAGAGATAGTAATGATACTTTTAGATATTTTCTTATAGGGTTTGCACTAGCATTATCTCTTCATTTTATTTTTGATTTATATCCTAAGGGCTGGGGTGGAGGAGCTCTCCTTAAAATACCAGTTGTAGGGATAAGTTGTAATCCACAGATAACAAAAACTTTACTAATATTTTTTACAGCTTTAAGTACTATTATAGCTGTTGCTTATACTAAAAATAGTATGGAATTTTTGTATCTGTTTTCTTTAGGAGTACTCACTATTCTAAAGAATATGAAAAAAGAAGGAAAACTAATAAGACCTTTATTTTCCTATTCTTTTTTCCTTTTAGTCATAGGTTGTATTAAATATAAGGATATATTTAAATTTTTAGAAAGTAGTATTGGTTCGATTTTAAAAAGGATAAGTATGTTTTTTTAATCTAAAAAAATACCTTTTCTTGACAATATTATGTATAAAATAATATAATTTAGAGAGAATATAAATATTTGAAAGGAGAAATAAATGAAAGATATCAAAACTCTAGAGGAAAAAGCTACTAGTATAAGAAAATCTATTGTAGAAATGATTTGTGAAGCAAAGTCAGGGCATCCAGGAGGATCACTGTCAGCAACAGATATTTTAACAGTTCTATATTTTTCAGAAATGAATATAGACCCAGCTAATCCTAAAATGGCAGGAAGAGATAGATTTGTATTATCGAAAGGACATGCAGCACCAGCATTATATGCTACACTTGCAGAAAGAGGATACTTTGATAAGGCTATCTTAGGAACTTTAAGACAATACGGATCAATATTACAGGGACACCCTGATATGAAAAAAGTTCCAGGAGTAGAAATATCTACAGGATCATTAGGACAGGGATTATCAGTAGCAAATGGTATGGCATTGAATGCTAAACTTTCTGGAGAATCATATAGAACATATATTATTTTAGGAGATGGAGAATTACAAGAAGGACAAATATGGGAAGCTGCAATGACAGCAGCACACTATAAGCTTGATAATGTATGTGCATTCTTAGATTTTAATAATCTTCAAATAGATGGAAATGTAGATAAAATTATGGGGATAGAACCTGTTGATGCAAAATGGGAAGCTTTTGGTTGGAATGTTATAAAAATAGATGGACATAATTTTGAAGAAATTCTTTCTGCTCTGGATAAAGCAAAAGAGGTAAAAGGAAAGCCAACTATTGTGATAGCTAAAACTGTAAAAGGTAAAGGAGTGTCTTTTATGGAAAATGTTTGTGGATTCCACGGAGTAGCTCCAACTAAAGAAGAAACAGAAAAAGCATTAGCAGAACTTAACAGTAAATAATTAATCTAAAAGAATCTAGGAGGGAAAAATAAATGAGTAAAAAAGCTACAAGACAAGCTTATGGAGAAGCTTTAGTAGAGCTTGGAAAAATAAATAAGAATATCGTAGTATTAGATGCAGATTTGACTAAATCTACAAAAACTAGTATGTTTCAAAAGGAATTTCCAGAAAGACATTTTAATGTAGGTATAGCAGAAGCTGATCTCATGGGAACAGCGGCAGGATTTGCAACTTGTGGAAAAATTCCTTTTGCTTCTACATTTGCAATGTTTGCTGCAGGTAGAGCATTTGAGCAAATAAGAAATACAATAGCCTATCCAAAATTAAATGTAAAAATTGCACCTACTCATGCAGGAATATCAGTAGGAGAAGATGGAGGATCGCATCAATCTGTAGAAGATATAGCTCTAATGAGATCTATTCCAGGAATGGTAGTGTTATCTCCAGCTGATGCAGTTGAAACTAAAAAAATGATATTTGCAGCAGCAGAATATGAAGGACCTGTATACATCAGAATGGGAAGATTAGATGTAGAAACAATATTTGATGAGGAAACTTATGACTTTCAAATAGGTATAGCTAATACTATAAGAGAAGGTAACGATGTAACAATAGCAGCAACTGGACTTATGACTTATGAAGCTCTAAAAGCAGCTGATATTCTTGCACAAGAAGGTATATCAGTAAGAGTTATAAATGTAGGAACTATAAAGCCTCTTGATGGAGAAACTATACTGAAAGCAGCTAAAGAAACTAAATTTATAATTACAGCAGAAGAGCATTCTGTAATAGGAGGACTTGGTTCAGCAGTATCTGAATTTTTATCAGAAGTATATCCTGCAAAAGTTAAAAAGTTAGGTATTTATGACAAATTTGGACAAAGTGGAAAAGCAAATGAGCTTTTAGAAAAATATGAACTTACAGCAGCTAAATTAGTATCTATGGTTAAAGAAAACATGTAAAAATAAAAAGCAGGCTGACCAAAAAGTTTATTATTCTGAGTAGGTCAGCCTTTAGTCATAACGAAAAAATTTTTATGATGAGGTGGATATGAATAACTTATTAAAAATCGAGAAAAATTATACTAAAAATAAAATACAATTGAAGAAAAAAACATTTATCCTTTTGGTTATTTCCTTTGTCATCTTAAATTTTTTCTTGTCTTTTGTGATTAATATTTCTTCTACTACTAAAAAAATTGAGAATAGTTATTTTTTTACAGCAGATTTAAGGAGTAATCTTAATGAAGAGGAAAAAAATAAAACAGAAATAGAAGTTCTAAGTATAGAAGGAGTAAAGAAGGTTAGATATTTATCTAAAGAAGAAGCTTTTAAAAAACTTCAATTTCAGTTAGATATAGCAATTCCAAAAGGAGAAAATCCTTTGTCAGATTCGTTGTTGATTTATTTTGATAGCCCAGCAAAATTGGAGAAAATACAAGAAAACTTAGAAAATAATCAAAATATCAAGGAAGTTTTTATAGATGCGAACTTTATAGCATATAAAGAGAGAGAAATGAAGTTTTATAAATTAATACTGGTAAGTATTATTTTAGGAATGACTCTGCCTTCAATGGCTATGATATATTATATTTTTTACAATGCAGTATCCATAGAATTTCTTAATAATGTGGATATAATTCATGATGAGAGAGTAAATGCAGCCAGATCTAAAAAAGTAAATTTACTGCCATTTACAGCAGCATCTATAATAGGAACACTTATATTTTTTAATGGATATATTTATATTAGAGAACAAATGCTCAAAATAAGCACTAAATATTTGATATTAAGTTTAGGCGAAATAGTTCTGATAGAAGGACTTATTATACTTATGATAAATATTCTTATTTGGGTCAATCCTTTAAAATTAAAAAAACTCTCTAAGGAGGAATCTTGAAAAGGGTAGTTCTGTTTTTTATGTTTTTTAGTGTTTTATCTTTTTCAGATTCTGTATCAGATATGGAAAAGAAAGTAAAAAATATAGAACGCCAAATAAATCAGAAAAACACTAGAATAAAAACTATTGATGTAGAAAAACAAAAAATAGCTAAACAGATAAAAGATATCGAAAAAGATATTGTAAGCATAGAAAAAGAAAGAGAAAAAATAGTTGAAGAGATAAAGACTGTTTCAAAAAATATAGAGTATGGAGAAAAAAATCTAGCAATAAGTTCTGATGAAATGAAAAGAAAAAAGTTGGAATATAAAGCTAAACTCATAGCATGGAATAGATATGTTTATGATAAAGATGAAGAAATTGTAACAGAATCTCTTTTAAGAAAGAATTTTAAAAATCTTTTAAATGGAGATTTAAAAAAAATGGACTATATTCAGTCTGTACAAGTAGATATCAAAAAAGTAAAAAAAGATATTGAAAGTGAAAAATTAAAATTGAGTACTCTTAGAAATAAGCTTGCTCAAAATTTAAAAAATATAGATAGAATGAAAAAAGAAAAAAATTCACTTATAGCAAGACTTAATAATGAAAAAACTACACATGTAAAAACTATAAGTAAACTTCAAAAGGAAAAAGAGAGAATAGAAAAACAAATCAAGCAGATTATAGTTGCTAGAAGTAAAGAAGATAAACAAGTAGTAAATAAAAGTCAAGCTTATTCTAAATTAGGAAAAGTTTTAAAACCTGTAGAAGGAAGAATTGTAGTAAATTTTGAGCAGGAAAAAGAACAGGGAGTAACAAGCAATGGAATAGAAATCCTTGCACAGATGGGAAGAAAAGTAATAGCATCATCAGGAGGAAAGGTAATTTATTCAGATAACTTCCAGGGGCTTGGAAAAGTGGTAATGATAGATTATGGATATAATATGATAGGTGTTTATGGAAATCTTATATCTACTAATGTAAAACTGAATCAGACAGTAGGAAAAGGTGCAGAAATAGGGGTGCTTGGACTTTCAACAGAGGGAAAACCAAATCTTTATTATGAGTTGAGGTTCAATTTGAAACCAATAGACCCTGTTCCAATGTTTTAAACTTTGGAGGCAAAATAGATGAAAAAGGTGTGCATCATTTATAATTTTGAAAAAAAAATTGCAAAAGAAATATATATAGAAAGTGTTGAATATTTTTGTAAAAGAAATATAGAAGTACTTTCTGTAGAAAATAGTTCTGAAGCTGATTTTGCTGTAGTTATAGGAGGAGATGGAACTCTTTTAAGATCATTTAAGCATTTTATATTTAGGTCTAAAATGTATGTCATTGCAATAAATGCTGGAAGTTTAGGATTTCTGACTGAGATAAAAAAAGAAAAAGTATTTGAAGAATATGATAATTTTTTAAATGGAACTTTCAAATATGAAAAAAGACATATATTAGAAATAAAAATAAATCATAAGAAATATTATGCATTAAATGAAATAGTTATATCAAAAGGTGGAATAACCTCAAAAGTACTAAGAGTTAGCTTTTCATCTGATGATGAATATATGTGTACATATAAGGGAGATGGAGTTATAATTTCTACTCCAACAGGGTCTACAGCATATTCTATGTCAGCAGGGGGACCTATAGTAAAATCTAATATGAAAGCTATTATAATAACACCTTTAGCACCACATAATCTTAATACAAGACCTATTGTAATAAGTGGTGAGGAAAAACTTCAGATACAGTTGGAAGATACAGATAGAACAGGTCAAATAGTAGTAGATGGACAGGTAAGTACAAAAGTCAACAGTGAAAGTATAATTGATATTGAATACTCAAGCATGACTTTAAACCTTGTAATACCTAAGGATCGAAATTATTATAGTGTCCTTAGAGAAAAATTGAAGTGGGGAGATAATCTATGTTAAGAGAGCTTAAAATAGAAAATCTGGCTATAATTGATGAACTTGATTTAGAATTTGGTAATGGACTCATAGTTCTTACAGGAGAAACAGGAGCAGGAAAATCTATTATTCTAAGTGGAATAAATCTCCTCATAGGAGAAAAAGCTTCTGTAGATATGATAAGAAGTGGAGAAGATCATCTTCTTGCTCAGGGAGTTTTTGAAATAAATGATGAACAGGCAGAGGAACTCTCTGCCCGTTTTGGCATAGAAACAGAAGATAATGAAGTAATTGTGAGGAGATATTTAGATACAAATGGGAAGGGAAAAGCCTTTGTAAATAATATAAGAGTATCTCTTAGTAGTCTTAAAGATGTTATGGGAACTTTGGTAGATATAGTAGGACAGCATTCTCATCAAATGCTCCTTAATAAAAATAATCATATTAGGCTTCTTGATAAATTTTTAGGAGAAGAAGGAAAAGCTTTAAGAGAAAATATTGGCAGAAAATATAATGAACATAGAGATATTGTTTTGCAAATAGATAATATTGAAAAAACAAGACAGGAAGCTATAGAAAAAAGAGAATTTTATGAGTTCCAGCTGGCTGAAATTGACAGAGTAAATCCACAGCCTGAAGAAGATATCAGGCTGGAAGAAGAATATAAAAAGCTTTTTAATGCTGGAAAAATAAAAGATAAAATACTTGATTCAAATTTACAGTTAAGAGATGGAGAATTTAATGCACTGCACTTTATATATAATTCAAGGAAAAATATAGAGAGTCTATGCAGATATGGAGATGAGTTTCAGGAAATTTTAGAAAAACTTGAAAAAGTTTATTATGAACTTGAAGATTGCGTTGATATATTGGACACTATAGATCAGGATATAGATATAGATGAAACAAGACTGCAAAAAGTAGTGGATAGACTTGATGCTATTAATAAAATGAAGAGTAAATATGGTGCAACAATTGAGGAAATTATAGAGTTTAGAAATGGAATAGCTGAAAAAGTAGAGCTTTTAGATGAAAATAATTTTGAAGTAAAAAGACTGTTGAAATTGAAGGAAGAAGTAGAAAAAAGTTATTGGAAATATGCAAAAGAACTAAGAGAATTGAGATTAAAAAAATCCATTGAAATAGAAAAAGAACTTGAAAATGAGTTGAAATTTTTAAAAATGGGAGATGCAAAATTCCATATTGTTGTAGATAAAATGGATTCTATGGGAATAAATGGTTCTGATAATGTAGAATTTCTTATTTCTACAAATGTAGGACAGGATATGAAACCTTTGTGGAAAATAGCTTCAGGTGGTGAAGTTAGCAGGATAATGCTTGCCTTAAAAGTGATATTCTCAAGAGTTGACAATATTCCTATTCTTATTTTTGATGAAATAGACACAGGAGTAGGGGGAGAAACTGTTAGAAAAATAGCTAATAAAATGAGAGAAATAGGAGAGCATGCACAAGTAGTATCTATAACACATTCTCCAGCTATAGCAGCAAGAGCCCATCAACAATTCTATATAAAGAAAGAAACAGTAAATAACAATACTTCTACTACTGTTAAAAAATTAGATACAAAAGGAAGAATAGAGGAAATTGCAAGAATGCTGGCAGGAGAAAATGTAACAGAAGCAGTACGCAAACATGCAGAAGAGCTTTTAAATGAGGAGTAAGTATGGATTTTGTGAAAGAATTTTTAGAAACATCAAAAGAAAATGGAAAAATCACAGATACTACTCATGAAATGTATCAAAGAGATTTGAAAGATTTTAAAGAGTTTATCAGAGGAAAAGAATGGATAGATGTTGATAATGATGATATTTTAAAGTATATAGAAGAACTGAAAAAGAAATATAGTGATAGATCCATTTACAGAAAAGTAAGTTCTTTGAAAAGCTTCTATAGATATCTTTTACAGAAAAGAATAATAGATTTTATGCCTATGAAAGAGATAGAGCTTCCAAAGCTCCAAAAGGCACCTTTGAAGATTTTGGAACTTCAAGAACTGAATAGAGTACTGGAACAGTGTGGGGATAGTTTTGAAGGAAAAAGAGATAGTCTGGTAATAAGATTATTGTGTGAAACAGGATTAAAAATAAATGATATTTTAGAAATAGAAAAAGATATGCTTGAAACTTATGAGTATAAAAATATAACTACTACAAAGGGAAAAAGAGTGTACTCAGAACCTATAAGTGAAAAACTAGGATCAGATTTAAAAAATTATATAGAAATGTTGAAAAATCCAGAGGAAAAAAGAGTGTTTGGACAGCTTTCAAGACAGGGATTCAGGGCAAGATTTATATCATATGGAAAAAAAGCAGGGATAAAACAGGAAATATCTCCTAATATGATAAAAAGAATAAGTATAGAGATAAAAGATAAACACGGAAATGATGATATATCTTTTATAGAAAAAATAAGAGAAGCTTATATGAAAATAGGTATAGGAGATGATTAAAAAATGAAAGCAGGATTTATAGCAGTTGTAGGCAGACCTAATGTTGGAAAGTCTACATTGATAAATAAGCTTGTATCTGAAAAAGTTGCAATAGTTTCAGATAAAGCAGGAACAACTAGAGATAATATAAAAGGAATACTTAATTTGAATGACAATCAGTATATCTTTATAGATACTCCAGGAATACATAAAGCAAAACATCTTCTTGGTGAATATATGACCAACAGTGCCATTAGGGTATTAAAAGATGTAGATGTAATACTTTTTCTTTTAGATGGGTCACAGGAAATAAGTACTGGAGATCAATTTGTTATGGAAAGGGTAATGGAAGCTAAAAAAACTCCAAGAATACTTGTGATTAATAAAATAGATAAACTTTCTGATGAACAGCTCGTTGCAAAAAGAGAAGAAGTAAAAGAAAAACTTGGAGAATTTGATGCAGTAGTTGAAATATCTGGGCAATATGCTTTTGGATTACCTAGATTATTAGAGGCAATTGAACCATTTATGGAAGAAGGAATCAAATATTATCCTGATGATATGTATACAGATATGTCTGTTTATAAAATAATAACTGAAATAGTGAGAGAAAAAATACTTTTGAAAACAAGAGATGAGATACCTCATTCAGTGGCTATTGAAATATTAGATGTAGCTAAAAGAGAGAATGGTCGGGATAAATTTGATGTAAATATATATGTAGAAAGAGATTCTCAAAAGGGTATTATTATAGGAAAAAATGGTAAACTTTTAAAAGAGATAGGGACAGAAGCGAGAAAAGATATAGAAGCACTTCTTGGAGAGCCTATTTATCTAACACTTTGGGTAAAGGTAAAAGATGATTGGAGAAAGAAAAAACCATTTTTAAAAGAATTGGGATATGTAGACGAGAAATAATTTAAAAATTTAAGATAAGTTTTGGAATTTTGGAAGTTAGAAAGATTTGTACATTTAATGAAGCAAATAATTCTAATAAAAAAGTTTTAAAACTTATTTTTATTTAATTAATATAATTTTTTATCATCCAAATATTTTGAATTATGTGATATAATACTATCTATAATCATGAAGAATTAAGGGGGAAAAATGTTTAAAAAATTTATAGCTTACTATAAACCGTATAAAAAAATGTTTTTTCTAGATTTACTTGTGGCAACCATTTCTGCACTATGTGATTTGGTATACCCAATGATAACTAGAGAAATAGCCAATCATACAATTCCTAATAGGGAATTTAGAGCCATTGGAGTATTTGCAGGAGTACTTATAGGGATATATGTGATAAAGATGTTTTGTGCCTATTTTATGCAGTATTGGGGGCATCTTGTAGGAGTAGGAATGCAGGCTGATATGAGAAGAGATGTATATAGTCACCTTCAGAATCTTCCTATTAGATATTTTGATAATACTCAAACAGGAAGTATAATGTCAAGAATAGTCAATGACTTACAGGATATATCAGAACTTGCACATCATGGACCAGAGGATTTATTCATATCTTTCTTTATGATAGTGGGATCTTTTTTAGTATTGATTAGGATAAATGTTGGATTGACAATTATAATATTTTGCCTTTTACCACTTATTATAATATATAGCTTATTTCAAAGAAAAAGAATGCTGGCTGCATTTGTAAAAACTAGAGAAAAAACTGGTGATATCAATGCGAGATTACAAAATAGTATTTCAGGAATAAGAGTATCAAAAGCTTTTGTTATTAATGAAAATGAGAGAGAAAGATTTGAAGAAGATAATCAAAGATTTGTAGATGCAAGAAGTAAATCATATAAGATAATGGCAGAATATGGTGCAGGAGTAGGATTTTTAACAGATCTTTTAGACTATGCAGTCCTTATATTTGGAGGAATATTTGCATATATGGGAAAAATAAATATAGGAGATTTTCTTGCTTATCTTTTATATATAAAAATATTTACTCAGCCAATAAAAAGACTTATAGCATTTGTGGAGCAGTATCAAAATGGAATGAGTGGTTTTAAAAGATTTTTAGATATAATTTCAGAAGAGGAAGAAACTGATAAACCTAATGCTGAAGAATTAGGGAAAGTAGAAGGAGAAATAGATTTTCAAAATGTATCATTTAAGCATGAAGATAAAGAAGTTTTAAAGAATGTTTCTCTGAAAATACCAAAAGGGAAAATGCTTGCATTAGTGGGTCCTTCTGGAGGAGGAAAAACAACTTTGTGTAATCTTATTCCAAGATTTTATACTATTGATGATGGGGATATAAAAATAGATGGAAAAAGTATATATGATGTAAAATTGGAATCTTTAAGAAAGAATATTGGAATAGTACAACAAGATGTATTTTTGTTCACAGGAACTATAAAAGAAAATATTTTGGTAGGAAATAGTGAAGCAACAGATGATGAAGTAATGATTGCTGCAAAAAAAGCAAATATTCATGATTTAATAATGGAAATGCCAGATGGATATAATACTTTTGTTGGAGAAAGAGGAGTAAAGCTTTCAGGGGGGCAAAAGCAAAGAATAGCTATTGCAAGAATATTTTTGAAAAATCCTCCAATATTAATATTAGATGAAGCAACATCTGCTCTTGATAACATTACAGAAAGACTTATTCAAAAATCACTTGAGGAACTATGCAAGGGAAGAACTACAATAGTAGTTGCCCATAGACTTTCTACTATTCAAAATGCTGATGAAATAATAGTTCTTACTGATAACGGAATAGAAGAAAGAGGAACCCATAAAGAACTTTTAGAAAATAAAGGTTTTTACCATAAGCTTCATAATATGAGTAATTTATAAAAAGAGAATTAGGTATAAATTCTTAAAAAATGCTGATATAAAGAAATTTAATTTTTCTTTTATCAGCATTTTTCATATTTAAATTATTTAAAATAGTAATAGTTTTTTATTTTTAGGAATTCTTAATATTTCTATAAAGATGAATGGCAAATATAGTTTTAAAATCACTTGTAATCTCTTCAATTTCATTCAAGGGGAACCAAGTACCAACTAAGTCTTCTCCAATGTCTAATTTTAAGTTTTGTGGAGTAATAGAATCATTTTTTAATTGGATAATATAAATATATAAAGCTTCACTTGTGTATCCAGGAGATAAAATCAAAGGTTTTTTAGGAGTATAAATAATATTGTAATCATTTTTTAAATATCCAGTTTCTTCTTCTATTTCTCTTTCTAAAGTGTACAAAGAATTTTCTCCATCTTCCATTATTCCAGCAGGTATTTCATACATATATCCTTGAAATCCAGGTCTGTATTGTTTTACAAGAAGAGCTTTATTTCCAGTTGCATTTAACACTAGAGCAGCAATTGCATTGGGCTTGTCCAAATATTCCAGTTGTATACCAGTAGTTGGATGCTTTTCAACAGCAATTTTAAGAAATTTTAAATCTTCTAATTTTTCTAATTTCATTTTATCCCCTTCTTTTATTTTGATTTATAAACTTATTTAATGTTCATCATCTAGTTCTTCATATTTTTTTCTTTCTAAATTTATTGCATCATAAAGCTGTTTTTTCTTTTTAAATATTTTAATCTTTCTTTATCTTTATGATTTTTTATCATATCCATTATAGGAAGAAGAAAACCAGCTACTATACCAGCAGAAAAACCGTTATTATAAAGATTAAGTCCACCATGAACAGTTCCAATACTTTGAACTACTGCAAGGTGAAGCCAACCAGCAACTATTCCCAGAAAGTTCCATATACTCCAGAGATAGGGGCAAGGGAAGTACCAAAAAGTCCAGAAAGGGCAACAGTAAATGTATCAGTATTACTTCCAAATTTTGCAAGATATACACCAATTAAAATAGGAATAGTATTAAGAAAATGTTTTCCATAAGCAGAAAATCCCACTATAGTAAGGATACCTGCTAAAAGAGGTCCGTTGAAAGTTTCACCAAGTAAGATGACAAATGACATTGCAACAAATCCCATTATTCCCATATTAATGTATGTAAGACCAAATCCATAACGTTGTACATAATCTGCTTTTAATCCTGTATCTTCCAAAAGT
Above is a window of Fusobacterium varium DNA encoding:
- the tkt gene encoding Transketolase, translating into MKDIKTLEEKATSIRKSIVEMICEAKSGHPGGSLSATDILTVLYFSEMNIDPANPKMAGRDRFVLSKGHAAPALYATLAERGYFDKAILGTLRQYGSILQGHPDMKKVPGVEISTGSLGQGLSVANGMALNAKLSGESYRTYIILGDGELQEGQIWEAAMTAAHYKLDNVCAFLDFNNLQIDGNVDKIMGIEPVDAKWEAFGWNVIKIDGHNFEEILSALDKAKEVKGKPTIVIAKTVKGKGVSFMENVCGFHGVAPTKEETEKALAELNSK
- the tufA_1 gene encoding Elongation factor Tu, yielding MDGAILVVSAADGPMPQTREHILLSRQVGVPYIVVYLNKADMVDDPELLELVEMEVRELLTEYGFPGDDIPVITGSSLGALNGEQKWVDQIMALMNAVDEYIPTPERAVDQPFLMPIEDVFTITGRGTVVTGRVERGIVKVGEELEIIGIKPTAKTTCTGVEMFRKLLDQGQAGDNIGALLRGTKKEDVERGQVLAKPGTILPHTGFRSEVYVLTKEEGGRHTPFFSGYRPQFYFRTTDITGAVTLPEGVEMVMPGDNIEMRVELIHPIAMETGLRFAIREGGRTVASGVVAEITK
- the envC gene encoding Septal ring factor, whose amino-acid sequence is MKRVVLFFMFFSVLSFSDSVSDMEKKVKNIERQINQKNTRIKTIDVEKQKIAKQIKDIEKDIVSIEKEREKIVEEIKTVSKNIEYGEKNLAISSDEMKRKKLEYKAKLIAWNRYVYDKDEEIVTESLLRKNFKNLLNGDLKKMDYIQSVQVDIKKVKKDIESEKLKLSTLRNKLAQNLKNIDRMKKEKNSLIARLNNEKTTHVKTISKLQKEKERIEKQIKQIIVARSKEDKQVVNKSQAYSKLGKVLKPVEGRIVVNFEQEKEQGVTSNGIEILAQMGRKVIASSGGKVIYSDNFQGLGKVVMIDYGYNMIGVYGNLISTNVKLNQTVGKGAEIGVLGLSTEGKPNLYYELRFNLKPIDPVPMF
- the dxs_1 gene encoding 1-deoxy-D-xylulose-5-phosphate synthase translates to MSKKATRQAYGEALVELGKINKNIVVLDADLTKSTKTSMFQKEFPERHFNVGIAEADLMGTAAGFATCGKIPFASTFAMFAAGRAFEQIRNTIAYPKLNVKIAPTHAGISVGEDGGSHQSVEDIALMRSIPGMVVLSPADAVETKKMIFAAAEYEGPVYIRMGRLDVETIFDEETYDFQIGIANTIREGNDVTIAATGLMTYEALKAADILAQEGISVRVINVGTIKPLDGETILKAAKETKFIITAEEHSVIGGLGSAVSEFLSEVYPAKVKKLGIYDKFGQSGKANELLEKYELTAAKLVSMVKENM
- the ppnK gene encoding Probable inorganic polyphosphate/ATP-NAD kinase, yielding MKKVCIIYNFEKKIAKEIYIESVEYFCKRNIEVLSVENSSEADFAVVIGGDGTLLRSFKHFIFRSKMYVIAINAGSLGFLTEIKKEKVFEEYDNFLNGTFKYEKRHILEIKINHKKYYALNEIVISKGGITSKVLRVSFSSDDEYMCTYKGDGVIISTPTGSTAYSMSAGGPIVKSNMKAIIITPLAPHNLNTRPIVISGEEKLQIQLEDTDRTGQIVVDGQVSTKVNSESIIDIEYSSMTLNLVIPKDRNYYSVLREKLKWGDNLC
- the tuf gene encoding Elongation factor Tu, with product MAKEKFERSKPHVNIGTIGHVDHGKTTTTAAISKVLSDLGLAKKLILIKLT